In one window of SAR116 cluster alpha proteobacterium HIMB100 DNA:
- a CDS encoding metal-dependent hydrolase, beta-lactamase superfamily I (PFAM: Metallo-beta-lactamase superfamily) yields MGQMKVTILGCGTSVGVPCLGRAGWGKCDPNEPRNRRQRCALLVQTDTTTILVDAGPDIRNQLLPLGLKKLDALLITHTHSDHVAGLDDLRVFFWPDKVKLPVYAAAQHGRDIKQRVPYMFEKKPDSPTYFVPPLDLHEIAAGQSLQIGDIDIDVLHQDHGLSMSLGFIFNGLCGYSTDVKDMPEENFEALAGIPLWIVETLRAVPHQAHAHYDLTFSWIDRVKPKHAALTHLGLEADYQTLKAACPDNVEPGYDGLSFVLDDKKQN; encoded by the coding sequence ATGGGGCAGATGAAAGTTACCATTTTGGGATGCGGAACATCTGTCGGTGTGCCGTGTTTGGGTCGCGCAGGTTGGGGCAAATGTGACCCGAATGAGCCACGTAACAGACGCCAACGCTGTGCATTGCTTGTTCAGACTGATACAACAACCATATTGGTCGATGCCGGACCAGATATCCGAAATCAGCTCTTGCCGCTTGGTCTGAAGAAATTAGATGCGCTTTTAATCACGCACACCCATTCAGATCACGTTGCGGGGTTGGATGATTTGCGCGTCTTTTTTTGGCCAGACAAAGTAAAACTGCCTGTTTATGCAGCCGCACAGCATGGCCGTGATATCAAACAGCGTGTACCTTATATGTTTGAGAAAAAGCCTGATTCGCCAACCTATTTTGTTCCGCCTTTGGATTTGCACGAAATCGCTGCCGGCCAGAGCTTGCAGATTGGCGATATAGATATCGATGTTCTGCACCAGGATCACGGGTTATCTATGTCGCTTGGGTTTATTTTTAACGGCCTTTGTGGATATTCGACAGATGTGAAAGATATGCCAGAAGAAAACTTTGAGGCATTAGCGGGTATCCCGTTGTGGATTGTTGAAACGCTGCGCGCTGTACCCCATCAAGCACATGCACATTATGATCTGACCTTCAGTTGGATTGACAGGGTTAAGCCAAAGCATGCTGCCTTGACTCATCTCGGTCTGGAGGCAGATTATCAAACATTGAAGGCAGCTTGCCCAGACAATGTTGAACCGGGATATGACGGGCTTAGTTTTGTGTTGGATGATAAGAAGCAAAACTAA